One window of Amaranthus tricolor cultivar Red isolate AtriRed21 chromosome 11, ASM2621246v1, whole genome shotgun sequence genomic DNA carries:
- the LOC130826747 gene encoding linoleate 13S-lipoxygenase 3-1, chloroplastic-like, with protein MAGAKEIMGTSIMERSSSTKLLIQRFNHQRRKAEFVKFNKGKRLLNGVKPIIAAVSEDYYLINTSPPSDLSLNLNDNQSGDPKLKIRAVVTVRKKIKEDFKEAFVKHFDNFAEKFGRNVVLQLVSTEVDPRARGPKKSGEAVLKDWSKKSKMKAERVNYLAEFIIDSDFGVPGAILVTNNHQQEFYLESITLENIACGPVHFPCNSWVQSYKDLQGKRIFFHNKPYLPHNTPPGLKALREKELKELRGNGIGERKMSDRIYDYDIYNDLGNPDKGSEYVRPILGGETIPYPRRCRTGRPPMETDMNYESRVEKPLPIYVPRDEQFEESKAGTFSFCRLKAVLHNLIPSLTTNISSKHDFTGFKHLDSLFSEGLLLNLGLHDELLKKLPQVVHKIQATSQGLLKFDTPVIITKDKMGWMRDDEFARQFLAGVNPVGIERMQSFPPVSKLDPNNYGSVESALKEEHILGYLDGMSVQEALETNRLYMVDHHDIYLPFLERLNALDGRKSYATRTIFFLTSLGTLKPIAIELSLPPSGPNSKSKRVVNPPVDATSNWIWQLAKAHVCANDAGAHQLIHHWLRTHAALEPFIIAAHRQLSCMHPIYKLLEPHMRYTLHINALARQGLINGDGIIEACFTPGRYSMDLSAAAYKNWRFDMEGLPYDLIRRGIAVPDSTQPHGIRLLLKDYPYAADGLLIWDAIENWVRSYVTHYYKHPKMVVEDWEIQAWYYEAVNVGHADVRNATWWPQLNTTEDLVRIITTLVWLGSAQHAALNFGQYPYGGYMPNRPVLMRRLIPDENDPEYTSFMSDPQKFYLSALPSVLQTSKFIAVIDTLSTHSPDEEYLGERAQPSTWTGDPEIVEKFFEFSSEIRRIEKEIDQRNSDPSLRNRCGAGVIPYELMAPSSEPGVTCRGVPNSITI; from the exons atggcaGGAGCAAAAGAAATAATGGGCACTTCAATAATGGAAAGAAGTTCATCAACAAAGTTATTAATCCAAAGATTTAATCATCAAAGAAGAAAAGCAGAATTTGTGAAGtttaataaaggaaaaagaTTATTAAATGGTGTTAAACCAATAATAGCTGCTGTAAGTGAAGATTATTATTTGATCAATACATCTCCACCGTCTGATCTGAGTTTAAATCTGAATGATAATCAATCTGGTGATCCAAAACTTAAGATTAGAGCTGTGGTTACTGTTAGAAAGAAGATTAAGGAGGATTTTAAAGAAGCTTTTGTTAaacattttgataattttgctGAGAAATTTGGTAGAAATGTTGTTCTTCAGCTTGTTAGCACTGAGGTTGACCCAA GAGCAAGAGGACCCAAAAAAAGCGGTGAAGCAGTGTTGAAAGATtggtcaaaaaaatcaaaaatgaaaGCAGAAAGAGTAAATTATTTGGCAGAATTTATTATTGACTCAGATTTTGGAGTTCCTGGAGCAATATTGGTTACCAACAACCATCAACAAGAGTTTTATTTAGAGAGTATTACCCTTGAAAATATTGCATGTGGGCCCGTTCATTTCCCTTGTAACTCTTGGGTTCAATCTTACAAAGATCTTCAAGGCAAGaggattttttttcataataag CCTTATCTACCACATAACACACCTCCAGGACTCAAAGCATTAAGGGAGAAGGAGCTAAAAGAGTTAAGAGGCAATGGCATAGGAGAAAGAAAAATGTCGGACAGGATCTATGACTATGATATATACAACGATTTGGGGAATCCGGATAAAGGATCCGAATATGTTCGCCCGATTCTTGGAGGTGAAACGATTCCATATCCTAGACGGTGTCGTACTGGTAGACCTCCTATGGAAACAG ATATGAACTATGAGAGTCGAGTGGAGAAGCCATTACCAATATACGTTCCTAGAGACGAACAATTCGAGGAGTCGAAGGCGGGAACCTTCTCATTCTGCAGGCTTAAAGCAGTACTTCACAATTTGATACCATCCTTAACAACCAACATATCCTCTAAGCATGATTTCACAGGATTTAAGCACCTTGACAGTCTCTTCAGTGAAGGACTGCTCCTTAACCTCGGTTTACATGATGAACTTCTTAAGAAACTTCCCCAAGTTGTCCACAAAATTCAGGCTACTAGCCAGGGTTTGCTCAAATTTGATACTCCTGTCATAATAACAA AGGATAAAATGGGTTGGATGCGAGATGATGAGTTTGCTAGACAATTTTTAGCTGGTGTAAACCCTGTCGGTATTGAAAGAATGCAATCATTCCCTCCAGTTAGCAAGCTCGACCCGAATAATTATGGTTCCGTTGAATCAGCTCTTAAAGAAGAGCACATTCTTGGGTACTTAGACGGGATGTCGGTGCAAGAG GCTTTGGAGACAAACAGGTTATACATGGTGGATCACCATGACATTTACCTCCCATTCTTGGAACGCTTGAACGCTCTTGATGGTCGCAAATCGTATGCAACTCGAACCATATTTTTCTTGACCTCACTCGGCACACTTAAGCCAATTGCCATCGAGCTAAGTTTGCCACCATCCGGACCAAACTCAAAGTCCAAAAGGGTCGTAAATCCTCCCGTAGATGCCACCAGTAATTGGATTTGGCAGCTAGCTAAAGCTCACGTCTGCGCGAATGATGCAGGGGCTCATCAACTCATTCATCACTG GTTGAGGACACATGCCGCGTTGGAGCCATTCATCATAGCGGCACACAGGCAGCTGAGTTGTATGCATCCTATTTACAAACTCTTGGAGCCGCATATGAGATACACATTGCATATTAATGCTTTAGCTCGTCAAGGCTTGATTAACGGAGATGGTATTATTGAGGCTTGTTTCACCCCTGGCCGCTATAGTATGGATTTGAGTGCCGCTGCATACAAGAATTGGCGTTTCGATATGGAAGGCCTCCCTTACGATCTTATTAGAAG AGGAATTGCAGTACCAGATAGTACACAACCACATGGAATAAGGCTTTTACTTAAGGACTATCCATATGCTGCTGATGGGTTACTAATTTGGGACGCGATTGAAAATTGGGTCCGAAGTTATGTAACCCATTACTATAAGCACCCGAAAATGGTGGTTGAGGATTGGGAGATCCAAGCGTGGTACTACGAGGCTGTTAACGTAGGTCACGCTGATGTACGAAATGCAACCTGGTGGCCTCAACTAAACACAACAGAGGACCTTGTGCGGATCATCACTACACTTGTATGGCTTGGCTCTGCCCAGCATGCTGCTCTGAATTTTGGGCAATACCCATATGGAGGGTACATGCCGAATCGCCCAGTTTTAATGCGCCGTTTGATCCCTGACGAGAATGATCCCGAGTACACAAGCTTCATGTCAGACCCTCAAAAGTTCTACCTCTCTGCCCTCCCAAGTGTCTTGCAAACTAGCAAGTTCATTGCTGTGATCGACACCCTCTCCACGCACTCCCCGGATGAAGAGTACCTTGGCGAGCGTGCACAACCCTCGACATGGACTGGAGACCCTGAAATCGTCGAGAAATTCTTCGAGTTTTCATCCGAGATACGAAGGATAGAGAAGGAGATTGACCAGAGGAACTCTGATCCTAGCCTA